The following nucleotide sequence is from Herpetosiphonaceae bacterium.
CCGAGGATGATATAGTTGGTGCTTGAGTACTTCCAGGCGCCCGCGCTGCCCGGCTCGAAGGCCGCCCCGTACTGATCGACCATCCCCACCAGCTCACGCGGGGTGTAGGTCCGCTCAGGGTTCTGATACGCTTCGATGAAAAACTCCGAGTCTTCGAGGTAGTCGAAGATGCCGGACCGATGGCTCAACAGGTGCCGCACGGTCGTTCGATCGGCCAGCGGCACGATCTCCGGAAGCCAGGCGCTGATCGGCGTGTCCAGATCGATCCGCCCCTCTTCGGCCAGTTGCAGCACCACAACTGCGGTAAACATCTTGGTGATGCTCGAAATACGGATCAGCGTATCTGCCTCCATTGGCCGACCATCCCGGCGGTCGGCGACGCCGCTCGCGCCGCTCCACGGCGTATATCCGGGGATGCTCACCGCCAGCACCGCGCCGGGACTCGATCCGCTCGTCACGGTGTCGTCAAGGACCGCCTGCATCTGTGCGATGAGCGCCGGGTCAAGCGGCTGCGGGGCCACGGGAGCCGGAGTGGGGGTCCGGGCAGGTGGCGCTGCCGTCGCCTGCGGATCGGGCTTGGCCGGAGCTGTCGGCAGCGCCACCGTCGTCGACGCTGCGGTGATCCGTCGACTCGCGGTGGTCGGCGGGACAGCGGGGCGTGCCGCGCTGTTCGGGCTGGTGCGTCCGAAGGATGCTACGCCGACCGTCAGCAGCAGGAGGATCGGGACGAGCAGCCGCAGCCGACGGAAATCATCCAGGCCGCGACGCGATCGTGACAGCCACGCCGCAGACCACGCACCTCGCCAGCCCCACCACCGGCTCCCGTCGTATAGGGGCAGGCCATGACGCACCGGCAGTTCGATCCAGCGATACGACAGCTCGACGAGGACCGCCACGATCGCCAGGCGCAGACCAAGCAGGGGCAGGCCAGCGAGCGGCAGATCGATCGTGGGCCGCGTGACCATGAAGACCGGCCAGTGCCAGAGGTAGAAGCCATACGACCGCAGCCCAATCCAGCGGAGCGGTCGTGAACCTAGCCATCGCGGCACGATCTGTGCGTGCGGATGAGTCACGGCGGCGATCAGGAGC
It contains:
- a CDS encoding serine hydrolase, whose translation is MDSPPTCSAHSNRLPYIPGLDGLRALSVIVVLLYHAGLPVQGGFLGVESFFVLSGFLITGLLLAEWRQHRRIDLRAFWLRRARRLFPALLVMLLGTVLLDALLLRGERSDLGADLLAGLGYVMNWHLIARGQSYFDPLLRPSLVQHLWSLAVEEQFYILWPLIFVAGMRMLRARGLLMLIVAAALGSAALMAAAYQPGADPSRLYYGTDTRASGVLVGAALALVWAPLTTPAIPRRRGRWLPDAAGLAALAGLIVCFVFLSERHPLLYRGGFALIDLLTALLIAAVTHPHAQIVPRWLGSRPLRWIGLRSYGFYLWHWPVFMVTRPTIDLPLAGLPLLGLRLAIVAVLVELSYRWIELPVRHGLPLYDGSRWWGWRGAWSAAWLSRSRRGLDDFRRLRLLVPILLLLTVGVASFGRTSPNSAARPAVPPTTASRRITAASTTVALPTAPAKPDPQATAAPPARTPTPAPVAPQPLDPALIAQMQAVLDDTVTSGSSPGAVLAVSIPGYTPWSGASGVADRRDGRPMEADTLIRISSITKMFTAVVVLQLAEEGRIDLDTPISAWLPEIVPLADRTTVRHLLSHRSGIFDYLEDSEFFIEAYQNPERTYTPRELVGMVDQYGAAFEPGSAGAWKYSSTNYIILGLLVEQVTGRLLAEEMRQRIMTPLDLRHTFFTPDEAVDGAIAEGYIGASDRADVSMTFVYATGNLVSTADDLRRFAA